In a single window of the Porites lutea chromosome 14, jaPorLute2.1, whole genome shotgun sequence genome:
- the LOC140924762 gene encoding uncharacterized protein encodes MSCPRLPALLVYMLCISSVFCSVALMFYTYFLIQPQRVRNPSLLPQIGCTPDKYQEANHEGQQEISNINPIPLIDFKDLGSKKEKVMLLIIVSTAPQRMDRRQAIRDTWWKHCDGSMVKCVFVTDGFIANHAQRSSAIQERNIYKDMELQPLQGGREFGFHFLNQIKWAMATFHFRYLLRIDDDYFLCLKRLLAELPMRPNKNLVWGSFHCQRKGKMTWIDEAFMIFTRDIIQTFLAQNESSMLCHPHADQQIGLWLNKITRKMFFHDKRLYHHPPASFSPKFQNITNVCDSYLGVHGTYVDKTRYFGRNVNDSAKKSHSIPKFYSFCPTTKFDYRFMNRRFRFEPKLCKDNPTWNVERTMFIGRERQYALRTSGHTREVTNGR; translated from the exons ATGAGCTGTCCACGATTACCAGCCCTCCTCGTTTACATGCTGTGTATTTCCTCTGTTTTCTGTTCAGTGGCATTAATGTTTTACACCTATTTCTTGATTCAACCTCAACGAGTCAGAAATCCCAGTTTACTACCTCAGATAGGCTGCACCCCTGACAAATATCAAGAAGCGAACCATGAGGGACAACAAGAGATATCAAACATCAATCCAATTCCTTTGATTGACTTCAAAGATTTGGggagcaaaaaggaaaaagtaatGCTGTTGATTATTGTCAGCACTGCACCCCAAAGAATGGATAGACGACAGGCGATACGAGACACATGGTGGAAACACTGTGATGGGAGTATG GTCAAGTGCGTCTTTGTCACCGATGGCTTTATTGCAAACCATGCTCAACGCAGTTCAGCAATCCAAGAGAGAAATATTTACAAGGATATGGAATTACAGCCACTTCAAGGAGGACGAGAGTTTGGGTTTCATTTCCTCAACCAAATCAAATGGGCCATGGCTACATTTCACTTCCGGTATCTTCTTAGAATCGACGATGACTACTTCCTGTGTTTAAAGAGACTTCTCGCCGAGCTTCCAATGAGACCAAATAAAAACTTGGTTTGGGGATCTTTCCACTGCCAAAGAAAAGGCAAAATGACCTGGATAGACGAGGCGTTCATGATTTTTACTCGGGATATCATTCAAACGTTTTTGGCGCAAAACGAAAGTTCAATGCTCTGCCACCCACACGCTGATCAACAGATCGGCCTGTGGTTGAATAAAAtcacaagaaaaatgtttttccacgACAAGAGACTTTACCACCACCCTCCAGCTTCGTTTTCGCCCAAGTTTCAAAACATCACAAATGTCTGCGATTCGTACTTAGGAGTACACGGTACTTACGTAGATAAGACGAGATATTTTGGGCGCAACGTTAACGACAGTGCAAAAAAATCCCATTCTATACCGAAGTTTTATAGCTTTTGTCCTACTACGAAATTTGACTATCGCTTTATGAATCGGAGATTTCGTTTTGAGCCTAAACTTTGTAAAGACAATCCCACGTGGAATGTGGAGAGAACAATGTTTATTGGTCGTGAGCGACAGTACGCATTGCGGACTAGTGGCCACACTAGGGAAGTGACAAATGGCCGCTGA
- the LOC140924700 gene encoding uncharacterized protein translates to MENLAIHDSQSNANLGKKLYKCKYCDRCFDQSSDCTAHESLTHAEEKGYKCKHCDNSLSSSWHLKIYERGHTGKKPHKCKHCDKCFSTSWHCKMHERTHTGVKPHQCKYCDKCFTTSWHCKMHERTHTGVKPHQCKYCDKCFTQPWHCTVHERTHTGEKPYKCSFCEKCFIKSWHRKRHERKHTEEKHSHHDNDCDQCLSSSSHCKVSEYTHTGQKPYNCKYCNKCFNLSSSCKNHEKIHLEDKCYICKYCNKRFSQLDHCVVHERTHTGERPYKCNFCDKHFINSSNCIAHERIHTGEKPYKCKYCDKHFIQSSNCKAHQWTHTPGEKPHKCKYCSKRFLRLSYCQKHEQASHA, encoded by the coding sequence ATGGAAAATTTAGCAATACACGATTCACAGAGCAATGCGAATCTAGGAAAAAAGCTTTACAAATGCAAATACTGCGATAGGTGCTTTGACCAGTCATCAGATTGCACGGCACATGAAAGTCTGACACATGCAGAAGAAAAAGGATATAAGTGCAAACATTGCGATAATAGTCTGAGCAGTTCGTGGCATCTTAAGATATATGAAAGGGGGCACACGGGCAAGAAACCACATAAATGCAAGCATTGCGATAAATGCTTTAGCACTTCCTGGCATTGTAAGATGCACGAACGGACGCATACGGGCGTGAAACCACATCAATGCAAATATTGCGATAAATGCTTTACGACTTCTTGGCATTGTAAGATGCACGAACGCACGCATACGGGCGTGAAACCTCATCAATGCAAATATTGCGATAAGTGCTTCACCCAGCCATGGCATTGCACAGTACATGAACGCACTCACACTGGAGAAAAACCTTATAAGTGCAGTTTTTGTGAAAAGTGCTTCATCAAGTCATGGCATCGCAAACGACATGAACGGAAGCATACGGAAGAAAAACATTCGCATCATGATAATGACTGTGATCAGTGCCTTAGCAGTTCATCGCACTGCAAAGTAAGTGAATACACGCACACAGGCCAGAAACCTTATAACTGCAAGTATTGTAATAAATGCTTTAACCTGTCATCAAGCTGTAAGAACCATGAAAAGATCCACCTGGAGGATAAGTGCTATATTTGCAAGTACTGCAATAAGCGATTCAGTCAGCTTGACCATTGCGTAGTCCATGAACGCACTCATACCGGCGAGAGACCTTACAAATGCAACTTCTGTGACAAGCACTTTATTAACTCATCAAACTGCATAGCACATGAACGAATACACACTGGAGAAAAACCTTACAAATGCAAATATTGCGACAAGCATTTCATCCAGTCATCAAATTGCAAGGCTCACCAGTGGACGCATACGCCGGGAGAGAAGCCGCATAAATGCAAGTATTGCAGTAAGCGATTTCTCAGATTGTCGTACTGCCAGAAGCATGAACAGGCGTCTCATGCCTAA